The genomic region AAAGATGAGCTTGATCTTGTATGTCAAGACAATAATAAGAATGAAGAAGACGTggtcttatttttattttatttttttttgtaactgaggcttttttatattaaaatgcaAAAGGAAATAAAAGTTTACAAGCACAATGCTTAAGTTCAGGGCGTAGCTCAATACTAGAGAACACACATAGTTATAAGAACCCAATTCTGAAGCCCAAGTAGTCATAGCCCAAGGTAGTTTAACGATGGCGGAATAGGTGAAGAGTCGTGGGAGAGAGAAGCATGAGGGAGGGAGTTGTCGATGATAGAGAAGTGGTCTGCATGTTAGATCCATCCTTGCAGCATCGCAGACGATAGGGCAGGGTTTGATTCTCTGAAGCTCTGGACTCTGTTTCTGATTTGGCGATCAATAACTGACAAATTCTAGTTTGGGATCAAAGAAAGTTATGTTTTATTGATTAGAAGCTTGGTTTATATACCAAGTTAAGTAAAGCAACAATAGGAAATCATAAAATAACTTATCTAGAATAGGAAAATCATATTAGAGTCTATCTAAATCTATTCCGTATAATTCCTAAGATAACTAGGAATCATACTCCAATACCCTCCCTCAAGTTGGAGCATGAATATTATTAATGCCTAACTTGAGAAGAAATGAATCAAACTCCCTGCGTCCCAAAGCTTTGGTAAAGATGTCTGCAAGCTGATCGTATGTTGACACATGAATTGTTTTGATAACTCCTTTGATTATCTCATCTCGAACAAATTGACAAATGATTCCCATATGCTTCGTCTTCTTATGTAGTACTGGATTGGCACTTATGTGTAAGGCTGATTTATTATCACAACAGACCGTCATTGGCTCCTGATGCGAGACACCCATTTCTCGGAGAAGCTCCTTCAACCAGATCAGTTCCTGTGTTATTGCTTTCATCGCACGGAACTCTGCTTCTGTTGATGATAAAGAAACAGCATCTTGTTTTGTAGTCTTCCAAGCAATGGGAGAAGTCCCAAACTGAATTATCCAGCCGGTTAGAGACCGATGAGAAGTAGGGCATGCTCCCCAGTCTGCATCACACCAGCCGGTAATGGAAAACGTAGCATTGGCCCTGAGTAGAATACCTTGTCCAACAGTCCCTTTTAGATAGCGAACAGTTTTCAAAGCAGCAGACCAATGTTCTTCTCTTGGTTGTTGCATAAATTGTGATAAGATATGTACGGAGTAAGCGAGATCAGGACGGGTCGCAAGTAGATATATAAGGCGACCAGTAAGACGTCTATAACGCTCTGGATCCGTAAGAAAATCACTTTGAGATGACCCTAGTTTATGATTTTGATCCATAGGTGACCCAGCTGGTCTACATCCGAGCAAACCACACTCTGTTATTATTTCTAGTATATATTTCCGCTGGCAAAGATAGATACCTTGGGGACTCCGGGCTACTTCAAGCCAAGAAAGTATTTGAGTATACCTAGATCCTTCATATGGAAGCACGTGGATAGGTATGCTTTAAATGAATCGACTTCAGAACTGGAATTGCCGGAGATAATAagatcatccacatacaccaaaatcaTGAGAGAAATTTTGTCCTTCGTATAGATGAACAAGGAATGGTCAGAGTGGGTCTGAGAAAACCCATACTTTACTAGAGCATCTGCAAGTTTTGCGAACCAACATCTCGGAGCTTATTTGAGACCGTAGAGTGATTTTCGCAATCTACACACACGCGTGTCATTAGGATTTGAGAAACCTAGAGGAACCTTGATATAAACTTCTTCCTGAAGATCGCCATGGAGAAACGCATTGTgaacatccatttgatggatcGCATGATTATTCTTTGCGGCAAGATCCAGAAACAAACGAACTGTTATCATCTTCGCCACCGGGGAAAACGTTTCTGTATAGTCTAAGCCTTCTTTTTGATTGTTGCCTAAGACTACCAGCCGAGACTTGTGTCTTTCGATTGTTCCATCCGCTCGAAGTTTGATTGTATGAACCCATTTGGTTCCTAGAGCCTTTTTATCTTGTGGTAACTCCTGAAGATCCCACGTATGTTGTCTTTCAAGAGCATCCATTTCGGATTTCATAGAGTCTCTCCAAACCTTATGTTTCATTGCTTCTTTGAAACTTCTAGGTTCAATATTGCTTGCCAGTGCCATGAGATAGCTGCAATGTTTAGGAGTAATACGATCATATGATAAATAGTTAGATAGAGGAAACAACGAACCTGAGGATAGCTGAGGTGTAGATGATGGCAGAGAGGGAGTGAGAGTAGGGATTGTAGTAACCGTGTTGATCACGAAATCGTGATATCGAGTTGAAGGAATGCGTGTCCTATGACCACGACCAAGAAGCTCTGTTTCTGTGTTTTCTATAACCTCTGTTCCTATATCCTCTGTTTCTGTATCCTCTGTTTCTGTAATGTCGACCTCTTCGGTCTGATTTTCTAAAGCCGTTGGGGTATTTTCCTGAATAGGTAGTGAGACGATCACCTCGTCAGTATCTGATGCGGTTATTATATGCGGAGAAGTAGTCTCCGTTGGAGTCGTTGATGCTTTGTCATCATAAGGAAATACATCTTCCTGGAAAGTGACATCTCTAGAGATGAAAACAGTTTCTTGTTCAAGATCAAACAGCTTCCATCCCTTAGTACCCGAAGGATAACCAATAAGAATACATCGTCGACTACGTGGTGTGAACTTATCGCCTTTGGTATTCTTGTTGTGAGCATAGGCTAAACAACCAAGAACACGGAGGTGAGAGATCGTAGGAGGTTGACCATGAAGAAGCTCAAACGGAGTCTTATCTTTAAGAAGTGATGATGGTGTTCGATTGATTAGGTGTGCCGCTGTTAGAACACATTCTCCCCATAGACCAATCGGTAAGCTTGCCTGAAATCTCAAAGCTCGTGCGACATTAAGTATATGCCTGTGTTTTCGTTCAGCACGTCCATTCTGCTGCGGAGTATGTACACACGAGGTTTCATGGATAATTCCTTGTTCTCTAAGGAATTTGGTGAGACAGGTAAACTCGGTCCCGTTATCGCTCCGCAATGTTTTGATCTTCTTACCAAACTGTCTTTCGATCAAAGCCATGAAATCTTTAAGCTGTTGAGCCACAAAGGTCTTGTCCGGTAAAAGATATAACCATATGGCTCGGGAAAAATCATCAACGATGGTGAGGAAGTAACGAGAACCGCAGAATGTTGTTGTTCGATACATACCCCAAAGATCACAatgaattaaatcaaaaatcTCTTTTGCATTATTATTGCTATCTGGAAAACTTTGACGAGTTTGTTTAGCTCGAAAACAAATATCACAACTCTTGATAAGATTTAAATTTTCTGAAGTAGAAACTATTCCCGTGATACGAGTAGACGGATGGCCAAGACGACGATGCCATAAAACTGAATCTTCTACAGTAGTCTGCAGTGACGTCAAGGTTTCGATCCCTCGAAAACGGTACAAtccctctccctctctttcACCCGCACCAATCAGCATCCTCGAGGTACGGTCCTGCAATATCATAAGTTTATCAGTTACTTGTCCAACAAGAAATTTATCTGTGACAAGTTGACCGAAGGAGATGAGATTAATATGAAATCCAGCTACATAATACACATTGTGAATGTGTAATGTGCTTGTTAGTTGAACTGTTCCTTGCTTAGAAGCCATTGCTTCTGAGCCTGCGGGCAACAGAACCGGTATGGGTGTGATATCACGAGTGTTTGTCATTATACCGATGCAACCTGTCATATGGTGTGTTGCACCGGTATCCATGATCCAAACACACTCATCTTTCTTACCCTTTAGATGCTCGTTTTGAGCTGTTCCTTTATTGATTAACTTGTGAACAATACTCCATTGCTCGTCAGTAATACCAGTGAGTCCCAATCGATCAGCATCGGTGATGGTTATGTTCGCTTGAACCTTTGACGTCCCTGTTTTAGCGACTGTAGCTGTATTTGCTTTTGGTTGAGTTGATTTATGTTGTGCACTGTGATTAGGACCTCTGTTCTTTGGTCTGTCTTCCCACCATTCAGGAAACCCGATAATAGTAAACCACCCTGAGGCTTCATGTCCTGTCGACCACACGCCGTGCATTGTCGGGAAGGATCTTTGTTCCCTGGTCTCGTAGTGTTCGGTTTAGGTGATGAACGAGCCTGAGATGAGAAGCCCATAACTGGTGTATCCGTTGTGATGCTGGAACGAATTATCTCGTTCTGTGACACCGTCTGGTAGACACTATCAAGGTCTGGAAGAGGAGTTATGGCGCATATCTGTGATCGTATGATGCCGTGTGTAGCATCATCGAGTCCTGAGAGAAAGTCATGAACCCGTAGAGTTTCTATTTCTTTGTCTCTGGCCGAATTTAGATCACATTCGCACTTGCCACAACTACATTGTTTGGAACTCATGCAATCTGCAATTCCATCCCAGATTTTCGTTAGACGACCAAAGTATTCATCTATCGAAGTACCATTCTGTTTGCAATTTGCAAGAGAGTTTCGTAGTTGCTGAAGACGTGCTCCACTTTTGATAGAGTAACGTTTTTTGATGATATCCCATAAATCTTTAGCGATTTCACGGGTAGAGATAGATGATCGAATTTTTGGTTCAATCGTTTGTTTTATCCACCCTACAATCAGATGATTGTTTGCTATCCAATCTTCTAAGTAGGTTGAATCGGCTGCCGGTTTTGGTAGACTGCCGTCAAGGAAACCAAACTTCTTCCGTGAGCTAAGAGCCATACGGAAGTTGATGGCCCATTCATCGTAATTCAATCCATTAAGGAGTGGTTGAGATATAACAGCTCCTGGATTATCATTAGATGAAAGATCATAAGGAGTGATTGTTTTGTATTTGATGTCGCCTGCGGTGATCGCCATTTGTTGAACGCCGAAGGTTTGATTGCTCGTTGTTTCAAATTCTGAAACGATGAGTTAATAAGGAAGATTTGTGTTTTGCGATTTTGCAAAAACACGATTTAATATGAATGGAAGAGCTTCTTATTCAAGTTTCTGAATAAAGaagttttttgaaaatattcgtGAATGGTCTGCGATTTGCAAGACAATTACGAGATTAAGAATATTTTTGATGTGTTTATATTTGttcttgctctgataccatgacaaATTCTAGTTTGGGATCAAAGAAAGTTATGTTTTATTGATTAGAAGCTTGGTTTATATACCAAGTTAAGTAAAGCAACAATAGGAAATCATAAAATAACTTATCTAGAATAGGAAAATCATATTAGAGTCTATCTAAATCTATTCCGTATAATTCCTAAGATAACTAGGAATCATACTCCAATAATAACAGAGAAGATCACATCAATGGTTTTGAAAAAATAGTGTGAAGCCTGGCGTTTCTCTCGCTCCAAGTCCAGTAGATCACTGACTGCCAGACTAGAAGGGTGAGGAGTCTTCGCGGTCGTTGGGCCTTCTGATGAGGAAGAGAGCACATCTTGTATAGTGTTGAATCCCAGGTTCTGAGCGGAGTGATACACAGCTTTCCTGCCGCCAATGACCACAAATCAAAGCTATAATTGCAGATATGGAAGAGATGGTCTCGTGATTCTGGTGCGGAGTTGCAGAGAAGGCAAAGAGGAGGGACAGTCAATCCCCAAGAGATGAGTCTATCCCTAGTTGGACATCGATCCAGCACTACAAGCCATAGAAGGAAGTTATGTCGAGGGATACCGTATTGTGACCAAACGGTTGTAGACCAGTTGACCTCAGCTATTACTCCTCTCAAGTAAGAATAAACTTCTCCTGTCTTGAATGTTGTTGAGACCCGTCCATTTATCTCCCATTCATAGCAATCTTCATTTTCAGTGAAAGAGATAGTGGTGAGGTACATGAGTAGTTGGAGCTGAGTGCCGGACCTGGGGGCATGGATTCGCCATCCTCCATTCCTATAGAGAGACGAGAGTGTAGCCTTCAGGGGGATGCGCAATAAGGGGATGCGCAATAAGACGTGGTCTTATTGCGCATGAAGCAAGAGGTTTATAAGCCAAAATTTGTTACCAAACATACTTGGGAAGAGATAAGATCGATGATCAAGCCTAAAGTGTCTTGAGCAAAGGGTATATGGTTCAGTCGTGACACTCCAAAGTTCGCGTTCAACGCATGGGTGATAGTTCTCTCGGCAGACTcaaatgtataaatatatttattttcatttttatttctgAACAAAAAGGTATTTATTTAATACTATTGAAATGGTATTGTTTTTTTACACAAGTTAAACTGTTATGCAAGAACATATATTTTCATAGACATTgtgaatattaaaaattaccTTAGCACAAATAAGATATCAAATAAAATCCAAAGGGTATCATTTATTCGGTAATTCAAAACATAGAATCTAGACaactaatatataatgatttcaaTTATTGTTGCGATTTCAATTATAAACTAGGTGGTTGATCGCGAATTCGTGggaaaaaagttataaaatttaatttaatataatttttatgtttttggcatgctataatatatattttcaaaattaaatgtgAATCATTTggtagatattttttaaataaacaaattttctatttttatttattttgattatttgattactttttaaaagtataagtatgatattttgtaatatttaattggatttttttatcaacaatcATATGTAGCCGATTAAGATTTTTGtccattaaaaattaaatcctCATTTTTTAACATTCCGTCCATAacacaaacatatatattatatatatatatatagtttaataggTTTGTAGATCAATTTTTTTcgtataaattgttttatattaaaatccaaaaaaatgaattCATGTGACGAATAAATCCACGATTACAACTAAagtataaacacacaaaaattattaagaaggaatatactatatatatgtatgggACCTTGTGGTCAAGTGGTAAAGAAAAGGATTTTGAACGCCAACACGTTTCAGGTTCTAGCCATCTGTTGCATTAAAATAAGTCACATTACTAGACATCCACGTGGATATGAGCCATTGGTTTCGATCTATTTGAATACCAAGATAAAGAATCAATCCATATGTTGCATCTTTCCAGTCTCGACCCTTCCATATGCTCTAAATTTTGAATGTTCAATAAACGTAAAATATTTGAACGCTTCTTTTTAAATCAtatgtttcaaattaaaattttattattgaatGTGTTTGACAACAAATTTGTCATAAAATTAAAGATgtatttttattcataatattttttggttatttggcaaCTGATGTAAGTTGGTTTGTGGCTCTTTGCCATTGATTCTGATTTTATAacatctttatatttatttttgtaacgtAAACTGATATAAAAAGTTCCAGTTATgtaaattttaatgtatttgTTTGCAATAATCTAGCCATTTCTTacaaaaatgatttaaatttcTATAATCAGAAAATATTCAgatatattaaacttttttactttttgtttgaaATGATATATTTGGCTCTaagttttgaatgttaaaaaatgtaaaatatttgaaCGCGCTTTTTAAATCAGATATTTCAAGTTAAACTTTTATTATTGAATGTATTTGACAACAAATCTGtcataaatttaaacatatatttatatttataatattgttttgattgtttgacaACTGATGTaaattggtttttatttttgagatttttggaaaaagtttttgaaaatgatgaatttgtgaaaaataatattttgtgattAATCCTTTTTTATAACATCTTTATAACTTATTATAAAGTAATTTATAcgtttataaaataacttagaaaacttttacaaattttaaatcttataaataatatcacagaaaattaatatatcctttttttcttgtaaatgTAAATGACATTTCAGTAGAATAGCTATAGTTGAAAGGCAAATctcataaaatgattttttttttcagtttttgtcAGAAATATTgcaataaaaaagaaaactctacaaaaaatatatttattaatcagTAAAACACTAAATTATCCTACATCTTAAACTCCAAACTCTGATCTGTTTGTGTCTTAGCATACATATAGATATATAGGTTCCCGATGTCTTACCGAGATTACTATCCcctaaaactaaaccctaaatccaaatgtataaatatttttttcattttttttttctaaacaacaAGGTATTTctttaatattattgaaatgttattgttttattacataagtttaactattttctttctttttcccgaataagtttaattattttctaagtGTTATGCAAGAACATATATTTTCATAGACAgtgtgaataataaaaattatcatagCACAAAGAAGATATCAAATAAAATCCAAAGGGTATTAGTCAATAATTCAAAACATAGAATCTAGACAACTGATACATAATGATGTCAATTATTGTTACAATTTCAATTATAAATATCTACAGATACCTTTTTGACTAAAGGGACTGCAAACACTTGTAACAGCAAGTATGAATgtatcagcaaaaaaaaacagcaagaatggatgtttttttaatatcaaaccAATATGATCATTAGATTACATTTACCTATCATATCGGAATACGTATATAGAAATACATATCTCGAAAATGCCAACATAAAGTTATACGGAAAACAAGATGCCAAAACCAGACAATGACCAAGGAAATTACGAAACAAGATGGTTGTATATGAAGCTGGGGGCGATACTACGAAGCAGATAAACATTTCACGATGCAAGTGGTCGTCACCAGAACCAATAACGAGGAACATCACCGCCCTCAAAATAgagatattttgtaaatatcgTAATAGTATTGTGTTATTCTGTACTCTATCTTTTACAAGTAGAAACTTCCACCGATGGCATCTTGACACATGTCTACTTACCGACTAGGTCAATCATTTAGATTCCGTgttatagtttttaattattttctagaagattttcttttattattagaaaatataattggaTTATATTCGTAATATAATTATGATAGTAATAAAtctgaactttttttttctaaaagctAAACATAATTTTCTATCTGCTTTTTGATTTACATGTTTTACCAGTTAAACAATTTGTCAGTAAGACTATTTTTCAATGTAAAATTACtgttttattttcgaatttatAGCTTTGGTTAAATTGGACAAACTGTggaaattttaaactaaatctCATGAAATCCCAACCGATAGTTAACACtattttaattagtatatatcacacgtttaaaaactaattaaagatgtttattatgctttttttttgtcaaacttcaaaatgctaattttgacttaataaaccaaaaagaaaGCAAAGTTAATAATGGGTCAACGGCCATAATTGAGGTAGTCGTTTTTGGAGAGTGAATGACAATTTCGAAGTTACTTCTTTTCTCTCACCCTTCGTCCTTCCTTCTATATAAACCTTCCTCTCCTCGTCCTCTTTTCTCATCTCCTCAAGCCATTTCAAAATCAAATCTAGTTTGAGAGAGATAACACAGACGAAACCAAGCTTCTTCCATCTCGTTGCCGCAGATCAAACTTTCCTATTCCTCGGATAAACCTCTCTTTCTGCGGCTGCGAAACAGAGGAACAAACCTCACAAACCAACAAAAAAGTTTCAACCTTTATCTTGTCtgttctatctctctctctcttccaagAATGGCTCGTTCTCTCTCTAACGTTAAGTTCGTATCTGCTTTCGTCTCTCAAAAACTCTCAAATGCAATCTTCCGGTAAGTTCGCCTCTATTTTTCTCTGTTTGTGCTCTGTTTTTCTCTTACAATTTGTTTTCTAAACTGTGTCGTTTTGTAATTCTTGTTTAACAGACGTGGTTATGCGGCTACGGCGGCGCAGCCGAGCAGTGGAAAAGGTAGAGCCGTTGTTCCGGCGGTGATGAAGAAGGGAGTGGAAGAATCGAACAAGAAGATTTCCTGGATTCCTGATCCCAAAACCGGTTATTACAGACCGGAAACCGGTTCCAACGAGATTGACCCAGCGGAGCTACGAGCAGCTCTCTTAAACAAAAAGCAGTGATTGATTAATTTAGAAGATGGTctttttgattaattatttgATGTTTATTTTAGTGTCTTGAGGGGAGATTAAAGGAAGAAGGTAAGATCTGATGCAGTGAAACCTATTTTCATCTGCTACGTGCGATTCAGTAATAAATGTATAGAGAAGCCTTTTGGTTTCTCTATGTTGGTAACATATGGATCGTTGGATGTATGATGTATCCAATATAGttttctaaaaatcatctatttATCATCAATTTTGCAACTCCTTAATCTAACTTAACATAAAAATGCATCACTTCTTTCTAAAGAAAGAAGAATTATAATGTAAGCCCAACAAAAAACTTAATCTCGAGCTTGGATGGTGCAAAGATATGTATGGCATCAACACTATTACTGTAAATTGTAGTGCAACAAATAACTTGATCTCGAACTTGGATGGTGCAAGGATATGTTTGGCATCAACACTTTATTACTGTCAATTGTAGTAGACTCGATTATTACATATGTGTGTGTTTCCAACTTATCTGAACCACGTGAgagattaacatatataaatcatgGGTGAATTTGTGAAATGACcgagtttgaaaaaaaaaagtaagtgcAGAAAACACTAATTTTGACATAATGTATTATCTAACAATTGTGTTTCATTTTCATCGGTTTTACTTTTGATTCATACAAGTTGTCGGTGGCTTAAAGACGTAGAGATAACGTTGACAAAATCCAAGTGTGGCCAATAACTAATGCAAACTGTCACCAACAAAAGAAAGATAATACAACCACATCACATACATAATAACCACAAACATTTCATTAGTTCTACTTCATATCACCAAAAATGATATAGAATATTAATTATACATCAACCCTTAAATCTAGATATTAAAACTTATCTCAATCTGAAACTAAtctctaaacactaaaccttaaaccctaatcattaaaccctaaattcaaatataaaccataaacataaatataaacctaaatctaactccaacttttaaatattaaaccctaaatggatcactaaacccaaactcaaatgtaaactatattatatatttataattttaaaatgaaattaaaatctgaaaaatatatataatattttgtgataTTAAGCTATACTATATAAAGATGTAAAATAtcatactaaactctaaacccaacccctaattactaaactctaaaccctagccactaaatcctaaacccaaatccaaatctAGCCACTAAATGCTAAACCCCAAATCCTAAAACCTAgccactaaatcctaaacccaaactttaAACCCAACCCCTAATATTTTCAAGTACTATACATACATAGTATGAACATTGTGTAAAATAGTATACAAATGTTTATTCTATTTATATTAGTTGAGCATCATATGTAAAATAGTAAGAGAAGAAATAAAAGTACTTGTTGATGAAAAAGACGTTCTTGAACTAGACATGACCCTAACATTGTCAAACATTTGAAtgaaactaattttatattacGAGCAATCAGAGAAAAGGACATAGAAGagaaatatcaaatttgaagaCATGAcatataaactctaaactctagtTTGAGAAGAaaattactaaaccctaaaccttaatcactaaaccgtaaacccaaatataaaccctaaactctaaactctactCACTTACTTAAATACTAAAACCCTAGACAAACCCCTAGTTactaaatctaaacccaaataacTAAAGTATAAAcccaaacaaaatatatataatatgttgtcAATTTTCTCAATGTACACGACATAGTATGGAACCTCTATAAATAGTATAGAAGTACTGGTACACTCCTTTTACATTTGCCAAATGACCAAGTTTGAGAATGAAATTACTAAACCGTAAACACTAATcaactcaaatataaacccaaaaccctaaactataaacccaaatctcaaaatctaatgCAAACCTCAACTTCACCACCATTCTTctaaataattgaattttgatttttaaactaGAATTGGTAATAATGAATAttccaaataatcaaatttgttcaacattaaaaaaataaatttcatattacaaTCAATCACACAAAATGACAGTGAAAATAactatcgaatttgaaaacatggcATGTTATTACATTTTAAGGAATAGTATAGCATTTCGTCT from Brassica napus cultivar Da-Ae unplaced genomic scaffold, Da-Ae ScsIHWf_2441;HRSCAF=3152, whole genome shotgun sequence harbors:
- the LOC125601108 gene encoding protein SENESCENCE-ASSOCIATED GENE 21, mitochondrial-like; its protein translation is MARSLSNVKFVSAFVSQKLSNAIFRRGYAATAAQPSSGKGRAVVPAVMKKGVEESNKKISWIPDPKTGYYRPETGSNEIDPAELRAALLNKKQ